The Microbacterium schleiferi genome contains the following window.
GGTCGCCGTCGGCGAGGTCCTCGGCCGGGCCGCTCGCGTTGACGCACGTGGCGTCGAGGACGCGACCGTCGGCATCCGTCGGCGCCCCCGCGTCGCGGTCGCTGAAGGCGTACCCGGAGAAGAGCACCGGAGTGCCGTAGTCGTCGGCGAGCATCAGTGCGTTGGCGATCACGTACAGCTCGGGGTCCCTCGCCGTCACGTTCGCTTCGCCGCGCTCGGTGTCGTGGTTGTCGACGAAGACGATCGCCGCATCCGAGGGCACCTGCTGGGGCCGATCGTCGCTGAGCACCGGATCGGCGAACACACCGTTTTCGAGCGGCGGCGTCAGCTCGCGGGCGTAGGTGAACTCGAAGACCTCACCGAAAGCCGAGTACTCCTCGGGGGCAATAGGCTCGCCCGCCCCGCGGATGACCTCGCTCATGATCCTCGTGCCCTCGGGCAGCTGCGACACGATCGCTTCGACATCGTCTGCGGGAATGTGCTTGGCAGCATCGATGCGAAAGCCCGAGACTCCGAGCGAGAGCAGGTCGTCGAGGTAGGCGACGATGGTCGCCTGCACGTCGGGGTTCGCCGTGTCGAGATCGGCGAGGTTTACGAGCTCGCAGGTCTGCACCTGCTCGCGGTTCTTATAAAGCTGGATGTCGTCGCCTGCGGTGAGCCCGCAGTGGTGAAAGTCCGACTCGTCGTAGATGCCGGGGTACTCGTAGTGCGCGTAGGAGCTGCCGGCATATCCGATGCCCGGCGCGTCCTGCCCCGTCATGTGGTTGATGACGGCATCCGCGATCACCTCGACACCCGCAGCGGTGCACCGCTGCATCATGTCGGCGAACTCGGCTCGGGTGCCCAGGCGCGACTCGATCTGGTAGCTGACCGGCTGGTAGGAGGCCCACCACTCATCCACGTCGATGTGCTCTTGGGCCGGCGAGAGCAGCACCCACGCGATCCCCGCGGGCGCCAGGGTCGATTCGCACTCCTGCGCGACGGAGGTCCACGGGAGTTGGAACAGCTGGATGCCGACATCCGGCGCCGCGGGCTCGGGAACCTCGATCGAGGCTTGCGTGCACCCGGCGAGCAGAAGCACCGCGGCGGTGAGGGCCGCGAGGACCCCACGACCGCGGGCACGAAGGCCCGGCATCCGTTACTTCACGCTTCCCGCGGTCAGTCCACCGACGATGTAGCGCTGCAACGAGAGGAACAGCGCGACCGGCAGGATTGCGGCCAGCACGGCCCCGGCGGCGAAGACCGACCAGTTCTTGGAGAACTCGTCAGAGATGAACTTGTAGAGCCCGACGGCGAGGGTCTGCTTGTCGGGGTCGATCAGGATGACGCTTGCGAGCACGAACTCGCTCGAGGTTCCGATGAACGACAGCAGCCCGACCACGGCGAGGATCGGCGCGACCAGCCGCAGGATGATCGTGAAGAAGATGCGCGCGTGGCCTGCGCCGTCAATCTTGGCGGCCTCATCGATCGATGACGGAACCGTGTTGAAGAACCCGTACATGAGGTAGGTGTTCACCCCGAGGGCGCCACCGAGGTAGACCATGATGAGCCCGATCTGGGAGTTCAGACCGATCGCCGGGAAGATGTCGCCGATCGCGACCATCAGCAGGAAGATGGCGACGACCGCGAGCAGCTGCGGGAACATCTGCACGACCAGGAGGGTCGTGAGCCCGAAGCGGCGCCCGGTGAAACGCATGCGCGAAAACGAATACGCCGCGAGCGCACCGAGGAACACGGTTCCCGCGGCGGTGATCAGCCCGATGATGAGGGTGTTGAGGAACCACGCGCCGTACGGATGCTGCGCGCTCGTGAACAGCGACACGTAGCTGTCGAAACTCACGCGCTGGAACAGACCGTTGGCCGTCAGCAGGGTGCCGTTGGGGTTGAAGGATGCCGACAGGACGTACAGCAGCGGGAAGATCGCGAAGATGCCCACGACGATCCCGATGAGGTGGCGCCATCCGGTCTCGCGGAAGTAGCGGCGGAACGGCCGCCGCGGTGCGGGTGCTCCCCCGGGGATGCCGGCTCCCCCGCCGCCGCGACGGCTGGAGGTGATGTCGGTGTCTTCGTCGGCGACCTTGTCGAGAAGGCCCTTGGCGGCAGGGGCGCCGGGACGGAAGTCGCTCATGTCAGTTCAACTCCTCGAGTGCCTTGGTCCGTCGGAACGCGACGATCGAGATCGTGCCGACGATGAGGAAGATGATGATCGAGAAGGCGCTTGCCAGACCGTAGTCGGCCGTCGACCCGACGAAGGCGACCTTGTAGACCATCGTGATGAGGATGTCGGTAGCGCCGACGTTGACGCCCGCTGTCGCATCCCGCGGCCCACCACCGGTGAGCATGTAGATAAGGCTGAAGTTGTTGAAGTTGTAGGCAAAGGATGCGATCAACAGCGGGGCTACGGCCACGAGCAGCAGGGGGAATTTGATGGAACGGAACACCTGCCACGCGTTGGCGCCGTCAACCCGGGCAGCTTCCTGCAGGTCATCCGGAATCGACTGCAGCGCCCCCGTGCTGATGAGGAACATGTAGGGGAACCCGAGCCAGAGGTTCACCAGAAGGATGCTGAACTTGGCGAGCCACTCGTTCGTGAGCCACGGGATGTCTGCCCCGCCGAACAGCACGACGTTGATGAAGCCGAACTCCTGGTTCATCATTCCGGCCCACACCAGCGCCGAGAGGAACCCCGGGAAGGCGTACGGGAGGATCATGAGCACCCGGTAGTACTTCTTGGACTTCATCCGGGGGTCGTTGAAGACGATCGCGAGGAACAGCCCGAGCACGAAGGTCGTCGCCACGGAGAGGAAGGCGAAGGCGAACGTCCAGATGAGCACCGAGAAGAACGGTCCGCGGATGGACTCTTCCGTGAAGGCTCGGGTGAAGTTGTCGAAGCCGACGAAGATCTGCCAGCCGGGGAGAAGTTCGGTGCCGTCCTCGGCGGTGAATGCTCCCGTGCCGATGTCGTAGTAGACCGTTCCCGTTCGGGTATCGGTCATCGTTCCGGCCTGCTCGTCGTAGACGAGCTTCGACAGGTACACGTACGCGCTGGAACCGTCCGGGGTGCGCAGCGCCCCGTCGTTGGGATCATCGCTGATCGGGACCGCCATTGCGGCGATCTCCTGCTGGTTGGCGACGATCTCGGAGAAGCTGAAGCTGTTGTAGCCGTCGAGGCCGACGGCCTTGCCGCCGTCCATCTGGGCGTTCTCGACAGGCTCGAGCGGGGTGTTGTCGTTTCCGATCTCGACCGTCCCGTCAGGGTCGGTGACCAGGAACGAGAGCTCGCCGAGACGCTCGACGATCGTGAGCTTGTAGGCGGGAGAGTCGGGGACGCGTTCCTGCGCCTGCAGGAGCAGCGCGTTGACCGCGCTCTCTTTGTCGCTGTTGTGGCCGGTGCCGTAGTTCGTGAAAGCGACGTAGGCGGTGTAGCCGGCAGCGAAGATCTGGAAGACGAAGAGGAAGATCAGGCCCGGGATGAGGTACTTCGCGGGGAGGTTGCCACGGCTGAAGTAGATGTAGTTCGCGAATCCGGTGACCAGAAGGATCACCACGATCGGGATCCACTGTTCGCTCTGCATGAGCACCAGCACCGAATACAGTGCGAGCGCGTCGATGATCGCCATCGCGATGATCTTCAGCAGAAGAACCTTCCAGCCGACACCGGCGGCATCGGCGATCCGGCGAGCGCGCGCGGATCTCTTCACGCGCTGCGGGTCGGCCGCTGGGTCGCGGCTCTCAGTGGTCGGAGCAGACATCCTCATCCCTCTTCCTGAGCAGGCTACGAGGTGGGGTGGCGCGTGCGCACCACCCCACCCGCGTGACTCGGATTACTCGATCGCAGCCTGGACGTCGGCCGCCATCTGCGTCCACAGCGCCGGCGCGTCGCCGCCGTTGATGATCGCAGCCTCGGTCACCCCCCAGTACTGCCAGACCGAACCCATCTCGGGGATGCTCGGCATCGGCACGGCGTTGGCGCCAACCTGTCCGAAGCCCGCGACGACCGGGTCGCTAGCCTCGACCTGGTCGAAGGCAGCGGTCAGCGCGGGAGCGCGGCCACCGACCTCGTAGAGGGCCATCTGCACGTCTTCGCTGCCGATGTAGTTCACGAGGAACTCGTTGGCCGCGAGGGTGTTCTCGCTCTCGGAGCTCAGGAAGAAGCCCTGCACACCAGCGAACGGCTGTGCGTCCTGGCCACCGGCCGAGGGGATCGCGTCAACGGAGAAGTTGATGCCCGCCTCTTCGATCGCCGGAACGTTCCACGGGCCGGTCAGGAAGAACGGAGACTTGCCCGACGTGAAGTTCTCGAGTGCCAGGTCACCGGTGATGTTGGTGTTCAGGATGCCAGCGGCGCCCTGCTCACCCAGCCAGTTCGCGAACTCGATGCCACCCTCGTTGCCGATCTGGAGGTCGTCGGCGTTGTAGCTGCCGTCGGCGTTCTGGCCGAAGACGGGGGCGCCGAACGACGTCTGGAAGGGGTAGAGGTGGTACGGGTCGGCAGCCTCAGGGTCGAGGCCCACGAGGAACGGGTACTCGGTTCCTGCGGCCTGGCCCTTGGCGATCATGTCGTTGTAGTCGGTCGCAGCCTCGGAAACGAGGTCCGTGTTGCGGATGAGGGCGATGTTCTCGATCGCGTAGGGGACGGCGTAGGTCTGACCGTCATAGGCCCACGCGTTGATGGCGACATCCTCGAAGTCGCCCGACTTGTCACCGAGCTCGACCGGGGCGACGACGCCGTTGGTCACGAGGGTGCCGAGCCAGTCGTGAGCACCCACCGCGATGTCGGGGCCTTCGCCCGTGGGAACCTGCTGCACGAACTGGTCGCGGATCTCGCCGAACTCCTTCTGGACGAGCGTGACCTCGACACCGGTCTGCTCGGTGAAGTCGGCCGCGGCTGCCTCGAGGACGTCCGCACGGTCGGCGTCGACCCACACGGTGATGGAGCCGGACATGTCCGGAGCCGTGGTCTCGCCACTGTCTGAGCTGCCCGCGCAACCGGCGAGGGTCAGAGATGAAATCGCAGCGATCGCGCCAAGGGCGACGACGCTCCTCATGTTCACCTTCATTGGTGTGTGCCTCTCTTGAGTGCTGATGTGATCGGCCGCCGCGAGTGTTCCGCGTCGAACCTGTGTGCTCGCGGGTTCTGCAAGCGCTTACATTTGTAACACCCATCGATGATTGGCGCGAGTGCGAGCTCCCGGATCGATACCAGTTCGTGACTCTGAACAGTATGGAAACGCTTCCATCGCGGGCGGGTCGTAGAATTCCCCCATGGCTGATTCATCGTTCGACAACGATGAAGGATAGCCGTGGTGCGAGCGCGAAACGCCGCGCTGTGGGCGTGGCGCGCTAGGCAGGGTCGACTACATCGCCCCAGGACGTAACGATCGTCCAGCGGCGCGCACGGTCCCCACGATGCGCCGCGGGCCGGACGTCGATGCGTTCGATGAGCGGCCGGACGATGAGGTTGCGCTGATCGGGCGTTGCCGCGGGCCACACGGCGGCGAGATTGGCGGGAAGCGACTGCGGGGCTGCTGCCCGCACAGGGTTCGAGGTTGCGGCGCGACGTCGGCGCTCGGCGTCCTCGCGCTCGGCGTCGATCGCGGCGGCCGCCTGGCGATATGCCGTGTCGGTGATCGTGCCGTCGGCGAGGCGGAGGCTGAGGGTTAGCATCCGCTCCTCTGCGCGTTTGATCTGCTGCTCGGCGCGCCTCGCGGTCATGTCTGCCGCGGCGACTCTCTTGTCTGAGCGCTGCTGTGCCGCGAGGCGTGGGGCGAGGTCGGTGGCGAGGGCCAGGACCCACGCCTCGACTTCGGCCTCTACCCGGTGCGCGCGAACGCTGACGATGCGATGGTTGGTGGTCGTGCTCCCGCGTGAGCACAGGTAGACCCGCCCGTCTTTCGCCGCGTTGTGGTGCATCGGCCCGCCGCAGTCGACGCAACGCAGCAGTCCAGAGAGGAACGATGCCCCGGGCTGTACTCGTACGCGGCGGCGCTCTTCGCGTGCCGCGAGGTAGGCCTCCCACGTCGCACGGTCGATGACGGGCTCGTGTGCGCCCTGACGGAACTCGCGATCCCACACTGGCGCGTGCGGGCCGGACTTGACGAGAAGCCCTGCCCCGAACCCGGCGTCGAGGATCCGCAACACGTCCTGATAACGCCACGGGCCGCCCGTACGCCCGTGCGGGACGCCCAGGTCGTTCAGGTGGCGCGTGAGGTGCCCGCTCCCCTGCCCGCCGAGATATCGGCGGTAGAGGTCTGCGAGGAGGGGGCCGGTTTCAGGGTCCGGCAAGTACTGGCCGCCCACCTCTCTGTAGCCGAACCGCGGGCCGCCCGTGCTCGGGAGACCGCGTGCGACGCGGAACTCTCGAGCCTCCTTCCACTGCTCGCCGATGCGCTCGGACTCGAAGGCTGCGAGTTCCGTCATGACTCCGCGGGCAAATCGACCGGCGGCGGTCTGATCGTTGGGCTCGGTGGCTGACTCGATACGGCCACCAGCGAGGTCCGCGCGGTCAGCGGCGAGCGCCCAGTCGCGGCGCGAGCGAGAGAGCCGGGACCAGCGCCAGAGAACGATCACGTCGGCGCGGTCGGTTTCGAGCGCGCCCATTGCTGCCTGAACGCCAGCGCGCGCCCATGTCCGTCCGCTGATGCCCGGGTCGCGCTCGATCGAAACGATCTCGTAGCCCTGCCGATCACAGTAGGCGCGGCAGGCCTGTTCCTGAACGTCGAGGCTGATCGACTCCTCGCGATAGGTCGACTGCCGAAGATACACGACGGCCCGCGCGCGCTCGGGCCGCGGCCGGAGATGCGCGAGCAGCGCACTCACGCTGCTGCTCGCTCTGCGTAAATGCGGGAGGTGACACTCGCGAGGAACGCGAGGGGAACTTGAAGCGCGCGAGCCGCCAAGGGGAGGGGTGCTCCCGCGCCGACAAGCGCGAGGAGGTCGCGCTGCGGAACGAGTCGGGATGCCACCCATTCGAACAACTCACCGTCGCTCATATCTGGGTGGAGCGCGGTTGCGAGAGTGCACGTAACCACGAAGCGTTCGTCCGCTGGCGGCAGGTCGCGCTGGACGAGTATCTCGCGGGTCTCGGGCCGGTAGTGGGTCACGTAGGTGTCAGCGTGGCTGACCACGATGCCGGCATCCGCGGCGACGCGGTGTGGATCGAAGTTTCGGCCGTCCATTTGGGTAAGTCCCCCCTGTGCTATGGCGGGCGACGGCGACATCTGTCCGGCCTCCATATTGCTCCCCCCGGAGGAATCAACGCGCCCGCAGTGATTACTGGAGCGCGTCTCGGGCAAGCGTCCTACGAAGAAGCTCGTCGGCAAGTTCGACGTCGGAAACGTCTGACAGGCCGCCGGGCCGCAAGACGACCTGATCCGCAATCTCGTCGGGTTCGAGGTATCCCGCTCCGACGAGACCTTCCAGCGGGGGTCGCCCGAAGGCGCGTGCTACCTGAATGCACTCGGCAATCGAGGGCATCCTTGCACCCGATTTCCAGTAGGAAACCTTCGACTCCGGGACGCCGACGCGACGGGCAATCTCGCGACCGGTGACCCCGCCCCTATATGGGCGAGGTACTCACCCCACTGGCTTGTCATAGCAAGAAAGATACTTGCGTTCGCGCAAACCTGCAATCTGTGGCCGGGTGTGCGAAGCCGCAACCCGCCGAACCAAAGCTTGCGGTTTCCGTAAACCGCACTCTAGTGTGCAGATATGCAAGCCACCACGAATGATTGCCTGCGCATCGACTGGGAGCGGGTGTCTGCGCTGATGGAAGCCGCGGGCATTGCCAACGACGCGGAGCTGACCCGGCGCGCCCGAGCCCCCACCAGTCGCTCTTCACGAGGGCGCGCCAGTCCCCGAAGGCGTCCGGGGCCGTGATCGTCGGGCTCATGCGCGCTCTCGGCGTCCATGCTGACGCGTTCCTCATCTATCCCGAGGACCTGCGGTGACTCGCGACGAGGCGCTGGACCTGGCGGCCGCCGCGGTCCTCGACGTCATCGAACAGATCGACGCCCGCGCCGTCACCGACGCGGCCTAACTGAAGGAGCTAGCGAGATGACCACCACGAAACTTGCTCGCAGGACCGATCCGGCTACCAGCCACCGCGCGGTCCCGGCGCGAGAGAAGAGGGAGGCGCAGAAGAAAGCGATCCTCTGGATTCTCCAGAACGTCGGACCGCTCACTGATCAGCAGATCACGCACGAGTACTTCGCGCGGCACATCCGGAATGGCTGGCC
Protein-coding sequences here:
- a CDS encoding alpha-amylase, which codes for MPGLRARGRGVLAALTAAVLLLAGCTQASIEVPEPAAPDVGIQLFQLPWTSVAQECESTLAPAGIAWVLLSPAQEHIDVDEWWASYQPVSYQIESRLGTRAEFADMMQRCTAAGVEVIADAVINHMTGQDAPGIGYAGSSYAHYEYPGIYDESDFHHCGLTAGDDIQLYKNREQVQTCELVNLADLDTANPDVQATIVAYLDDLLSLGVSGFRIDAAKHIPADDVEAIVSQLPEGTRIMSEVIRGAGEPIAPEEYSAFGEVFEFTYARELTPPLENGVFADPVLSDDRPQQVPSDAAIVFVDNHDTERGEANVTARDPELYVIANALMLADDYGTPVLFSGYAFSDRDAGAPTDADGRVLDATCVNASGPAEDLADGDRTCVQSWPAIAGMLEFRAMAAGTPRMPGVDEGDAYGFEREGRGVVAVNVGDDVQRLEVPTTMPDGAYCDVVSGVPEQPATADAPDVSMPSRMASPRSTWTRTPLPPSISARDGDRQIRLHN
- a CDS encoding ABC transporter permease subunit, whose amino-acid sequence is MSAPTTESRDPAADPQRVKRSARARRIADAAGVGWKVLLLKIIAMAIIDALALYSVLVLMQSEQWIPIVVILLVTGFANYIYFSRGNLPAKYLIPGLIFLFVFQIFAAGYTAYVAFTNYGTGHNSDKESAVNALLLQAQERVPDSPAYKLTIVERLGELSFLVTDPDGTVEIGNDNTPLEPVENAQMDGGKAVGLDGYNSFSFSEIVANQQEIAAMAVPISDDPNDGALRTPDGSSAYVYLSKLVYDEQAGTMTDTRTGTVYYDIGTGAFTAEDGTELLPGWQIFVGFDNFTRAFTEESIRGPFFSVLIWTFAFAFLSVATTFVLGLFLAIVFNDPRMKSKKYYRVLMILPYAFPGFLSALVWAGMMNQEFGFINVVLFGGADIPWLTNEWLAKFSILLVNLWLGFPYMFLISTGALQSIPDDLQEAARVDGANAWQVFRSIKFPLLLVAVAPLLIASFAYNFNNFSLIYMLTGGGPRDATAGVNVGATDILITMVYKVAFVGSTADYGLASAFSIIIFLIVGTISIVAFRRTKALEELN
- a CDS encoding sugar ABC transporter substrate-binding protein, which encodes MKVNMRSVVALGAIAAISSLTLAGCAGSSDSGETTAPDMSGSITVWVDADRADVLEAAAADFTEQTGVEVTLVQKEFGEIRDQFVQQVPTGEGPDIAVGAHDWLGTLVTNGVVAPVELGDKSGDFEDVAINAWAYDGQTYAVPYAIENIALIRNTDLVSEAATDYNDMIAKGQAAGTEYPFLVGLDPEAADPYHLYPFQTSFGAPVFGQNADGSYNADDLQIGNEGGIEFANWLGEQGAAGILNTNITGDLALENFTSGKSPFFLTGPWNVPAIEEAGINFSVDAIPSAGGQDAQPFAGVQGFFLSSESENTLAANEFLVNYIGSEDVQMALYEVGGRAPALTAAFDQVEASDPVVAGFGQVGANAVPMPSIPEMGSVWQYWGVTEAAIINGGDAPALWTQMAADVQAAIE
- a CDS encoding sugar ABC transporter permease, which codes for MSDFRPGAPAAKGLLDKVADEDTDITSSRRGGGGAGIPGGAPAPRRPFRRYFRETGWRHLIGIVVGIFAIFPLLYVLSASFNPNGTLLTANGLFQRVSFDSYVSLFTSAQHPYGAWFLNTLIIGLITAAGTVFLGALAAYSFSRMRFTGRRFGLTTLLVVQMFPQLLAVVAIFLLMVAIGDIFPAIGLNSQIGLIMVYLGGALGVNTYLMYGFFNTVPSSIDEAAKIDGAGHARIFFTIILRLVAPILAVVGLLSFIGTSSEFVLASVILIDPDKQTLAVGLYKFISDEFSKNWSVFAAGAVLAAILPVALFLSLQRYIVGGLTAGSVK
- a CDS encoding recombinase family protein: MSALLAHLRPRPERARAVVYLRQSTYREESISLDVQEQACRAYCDRQGYEIVSIERDPGISGRTWARAGVQAAMGALETDRADVIVLWRWSRLSRSRRDWALAADRADLAGGRIESATEPNDQTAAGRFARGVMTELAAFESERIGEQWKEAREFRVARGLPSTGGPRFGYREVGGQYLPDPETGPLLADLYRRYLGGQGSGHLTRHLNDLGVPHGRTGGPWRYQDVLRILDAGFGAGLLVKSGPHAPVWDREFRQGAHEPVIDRATWEAYLAAREERRRVRVQPGASFLSGLLRCVDCGGPMHHNAAKDGRVYLCSRGSTTTNHRIVSVRAHRVEAEVEAWVLALATDLAPRLAAQQRSDKRVAAADMTARRAEQQIKRAEERMLTLSLRLADGTITDTAYRQAAAAIDAEREDAERRRRAATSNPVRAAAPQSLPANLAAVWPAATPDQRNLIVRPLIERIDVRPAAHRGDRARRWTIVTSWGDVVDPA